One part of the Glycine max cultivar Williams 82 chromosome 14, Glycine_max_v4.0, whole genome shotgun sequence genome encodes these proteins:
- the LOC100781586 gene encoding thioredoxin domain-containing protein PLP3A encodes MDPNAVKSTLSNLAFGNVMAAAARDYQKELHAQEKTHASSSVHQEVDLDELMDDPELEKLHADRIAALKKEAEKREEWKKKGHGEFREVTEGDFLGEVTGSEKVICHFYHKEFYRCKIMDKHLKSLAPKHIDTKFIKLDAENAPFFVTKLAIKTLPCVILFRQGVAVDRLVGFQDVGGKDDFTTRTLEALLIKKGIIEVKKAEDDEDDEYQDSTRRVVRSSMIAGSDSDSD; translated from the exons atggatcCAAACGCGGTGAAGTCCACTCTCTCCAATCTGGCGTTTGGAAACGTAATGGCGGCAGCTGCCCGTGATTATCAGAAG GAATTGCATGCTCAAGAGAAGACACATGCATCAAGTTCAGTACATCAGGAGGTTGACCTTGACGAGTTAATGGAT GATCCTGAGTTGGAAAAATTGCATGCAGATAGGATTGCAGCTCTTAAG AAAGAAGCAGAGAAACGGGAGGAATGGAAGAAGAAAGGTCATGGAGAATTTAGGGAAGTAACCGAGGGTGATTTCTTAGGCGAAGTCACAGGAAGTGAAAAAGTGATTTGTCACTTCTACCATAAGGAGTTCTATAGATGCAA GATAATGGATAAGCATTTAAAGTCTCTTGCACCAAAGCATATCGATACAAAGTTCATCAAGCTTGATGCAGAG AATGCACCATTCTTTGTTACAAAACTGGCTATCAAGACTTTACCCTGCGTCATACTGTTCAG ACAAGGAGTAGCAGTAGATAGATTGGTAGGATTTCAAGATGTGGGAGGTAAAGATGATTTTACCACAAGAACGCTGGAGGCTCTGCTGATAAAGAAAG GTATAATTGAGGTGAAGAAAGCtgaggatgatgaagatgatgaataTCAAGACAGTACACGTAGAGTTGTAAGATCCTCCATGATTGCTGGTTctgattctgattctgattaa
- the LOC100788162 gene encoding protein PSK SIMULATOR 2: protein MGSVCSAEKNKNKEVGGKTLGKKLKKLKSIAKGKGDCYSNSRTSDRGRKQKERNSGFSSEFNLSNPSRKEGKEDFQRGSFWGRASERAVEVLDTLGSSVPKLSNSNGFGFGSGMAPRGNRISILAFEVANTINKGAILFQSLSEENIQFLKKEILQSEGVLQLVSTDTKELIGLVETDKREEFNVFSREVVRFGNLCKDPQWHSLEQYFSRLHLDIWDNMQPTVEAEMTMQELTTIAQNTAELYHELTSLEHFEQDYQHKLKEMESLNLPLNGDSLTAFQIEIKHQRKLVRSLKKKSLWSRNLEEIVEKLVEIVTHIDQAILEFLRNHGATAVKHCNGSERLGEAGLSLHYANIINQISMIASRPTVLPPNLRDTLYHGLPNYIKSALPSRLQNIDAMKELSITQVKAEMDKTLQWLTPFATNTIKAHQGFGWVGEWANTSNEFGENTTKESNLIRLQTLYYAEKHKIDFYIIELLTQIHYLVTFVRYRHNTMKPMPKRTSPRRLDFQSKFISIDSINKPLGSKLSQEDKRLLEEVTMRRRSPGVSKSEDLAVTKKRSAKVWHHSNSVGSSPVTREGLDHQRSNVLDIIDGL, encoded by the exons ATGGGGTCTGTTTGCTCGgctgagaaaaataaaaacaaagaggtTGGAGGGAAAACCTTGGGGAAGAAGCTTAAGAAGTTAAAAAGCATTGCAAAGGGAAAAGGAGATTGTTATTCAAATTCAAGGACTAGTGATCGTGGTAGAAAGCAAAAGGAGCGAAACTCTGGATTTTCCAGTGAATTCAACTTATCCAATCCTAGtcgaaaagaaggaaaagag GACTTCCAGAGAGGCTCCTTTTGGGGAAGAGCTAGTGAGAGGGCAGTAGAAGTTCTCGACACACTTGGAAGTAGCGTGCCGAAGTTAAGCAATAGTAATGGGTTTGGGTTTGGCTCTGGCATGGCTCCTAGAGGGAATAGAATATCTATATTGGCATTTGAAGTAGCTAATACAATAAACAAAGGAGCAATCTTGTTTCAATCACTGTCTGAAGAAAACATTCAGTTCCTTAAGAAGGAGATTTTACAATCAGAAGGGGTGCTACAATTAGTTTCAACTGATACAAAGGAGTTAATAGGTCTTGTTGAAACTGACAAAAG GGAAGAATTCAATGTCTTCTCCCGGGAAGTAGTTAGATTTGGAAATTTATGTAAGGACCCTCAGTGGCATAGCCTAGAACAATATTTCTCAAG ATTACATTTGGATATCTGGGACAACATGCAACCAACGGTAGAGGCAGAAATGACAATGCAAGAATTGACCACTATAGCTCAGAATACTGCT GAACTATATCACGAGCTAACTTCGTTAGAACATTTTGAACAAGATTATCAGCACAAGCTTAAGGAAATGGAATCCTTAAATCTTCCTCTCAACG GGGACAGTCTCACAGCTTTTCAGATTGAAATAAAGCATCAAAGGAAGCTTGTGAGGAGCTTGAAAAAGAAATCTCTTTGGTCCAGAAATTTGGAGGAG ATTGTTGAGAAGCTTGTTGAGATCGTAACCCATATAGATCAAGCAATTTTGGAGTTCCTCAGAAATCATG GTGCAACCGCTGTCAAGCATTGTAATGGTTCTGAAAGACTTGGTGAAGCTGGTCTCTCACTGCACTATGCTAACATTATCAATCAGATAAGCATGATT GCATCTCGCCCAACCGTTCTTCCCCCAAATTTAAGAGACACATTGTATCATGGATTGCCAAATTATATCAAGAGTGCTCTTCCTTCACGGTTACAAAACATTGATGCTATGAAAGAG CTCTCCATCACTCAGGTCAAAGCTGAAATGGACAAGACTCTGCAGTGGCTCACTCCATTTGCCACAAATACAATCAA AGCACATCAAGGTTTTGGATGGGTTGGTGAATGGGCAAATACAAG TAACGAGTTTGGCGAAAACACAACCAAAGAAAGTAACCTGATTCGCCTCCAAACACTTTACTATGCTGAGAAgcataaaatagatttttacaTCATCGAATTGTTGACTCAGATTCACTATTTGGTTACCTTTGTAAGATACAGACATAATACCATGAAGCCAATGCCCAAAAGAACTTCTCCTAGGCGACTTGATTTTCAATCAAAGTTTATATCTATAGACAGTATTAACAAGCCTTTGGGATCTAAACTTTCTCAAGAGGATAAAAGATTATTAGAAGAGGTAACTATGAGGAGAAGAAGCCCAGGAGTTAGCAAAAGCGAGGATCTTGCAGTGACCAAGAAAAGAAGTGCCAAAGTTTGGCATCATAGCAATAGTGTAGGAAGTTCACCTGTCACACGAGAAGGGTTGGACCACCAAAGATCTAATGTTTTGGATATTATAGATGGGCTATAA